The genomic interval GTATCTTCAAAGAACTGGGTGGAGGATTTCCTCAATTCACTCGGCTCAAGAGCATCCAAGTCCAGCTCTATGCTGACCGGATCAAATCTGGTGGGAGGGTTCGTGGCTGTGGCACGTCCTCTCGGGGCTGGTATGGATGGCTGTTCATTCATCATAGTATCTAAGGTGCTATTTATGGCGTACAATCTTGTTCTGAGTATGATTTTCCCATTAACCACTACTGATAGGCCATGAAGCAATTTCTGTATACGGTGTCTGTGATTCTTGCAGCGGCCTTACTCGCACTCGTAATCACGGGTCTATTCGTTGATGAAGTCCGCTATACGGCAACTGCGCGCGTGAAGGCCCCGGTTGCTGATTCATGGACCACCTTCCTGGATCCGGGCCGACAAAAGCTCTGGCAACGGAATCTGGAACGTGTAGAAGCTATCAGTGGCCAACCATTTGATCTCAGTGCATCTTTCCGTATGGAATTTGTCAACGGCAGCTCTCGCCTCGAAACGGTTACATCTATCATCCCAATGGAAGAATACCGCGCAGAGATTGAAACCGAGCGCTATTCAGGTTACCGTTCTGTTACGTTTCAGACGTTAGGGGAAGGATCCCGCATACAGCAGACCATCGTTATGCATGGATCATCATTTATCAGCAGGGCAATCCTGCCTGTGATTCGTCCACTGATGCAGCGCGATCAAATGGCTGCTTTTGATAATCTGGCGGATCTTATTGAGGCATCGCCCTCAATAGACCCACAGCAGGGATATGAGTAGCGGGGTAAATACCGTGCAGTTGGACTACGGCTCTGAGGGGTTGCCTTTGAACCTTGAAGGGCTCAATACCACCGTACTGCGTCCGCGCTATATCGAAGGCCTGCCAGACGAACATGCAGCATTCATTGAATCGGTTCGGAATCCTTACGGTACGCGGCCCCTTCGCGAACTTATCACCGCCGGTGAATCCCTTGCAGTTGTGATTCCGGACATTACCCGTGCATTACCCAGTGATCGTCTACTTCCATGGCTTTTTGAAGAAATCAGAGGAATCAAACAAGAGGATGTTACCCTTATCGTTGGGACAGGCACACACCGCGGCAATACGGATGAGGAATTACTTCAAATGGTTGGCCCAGAGATCATTGCCAAGTACCGTATTATCAATCATGATTCCCGAAATGCAAGTACCCTGCTCCACGTAGGCCGCAGTCCCTACGGTTACGATGTTTCCTATACGGCAGACTATGTAAAGGCGGACCGTCGAATTCTGATGGGATTCATTGAACCGCATTTTATGGCAGGATTTAGCGGAGGCTACAAGGCAACCTTCCCAGGGATTGCTGATTTGGACGCCATCCAAACCTATCATGGCTTCACAAATATTGCCCATCCAAAAAGTACCTGGGGCATCCTGGAGGGGAATCCAACCCAGAACCATGTTCGTGCAGCCGGAGCATTGCTGCCCGTAGATTTTTTGGTGAATGTGACGCTCAACACGGACCGGAAGATCACAGGATATTTCTGTGGAGAGGTTAACTCTGCGCATGAAGCGGGATGCGTTTTTTCCAGAGAGACCGCAATGGTCCGCGTTAAGGAAGCCTTCCCGATTGTAGTTACAACCAACAGTGGTTTCCCCCTTGACCTAAACCTGTACCAGAGTGTCAAGGGAATGTCAGCCGCCCATCCCATTACAACAAAGGATGGACTGATCATCACCGCATCCCAGTGCAATGACGGGTTCCCTGAGCATGGCGCATTCAAAAGCCAAGTGCTTCGCTGGGCAAGTGTTGAGGAAGGCTGGGCGGCGATCCGAAGCCCTGATTTCAGCGAACCCGACCAGTGGCAGACCCAGAAACTTCTGCAGATCCTGCGAACTTGCCGCGTCAGTCTATTCAGTGAACTGGACCCCGAGCTGGTTCGAAGGGCTCACCTGGCACCTATTGAGGATGTACGCGGAGCGATTGATGCTGAATTGGCACGTCTGAACAGGCCCGATGCACCTATTGCCGTGGTACCGGAAGGACCGCTGACCATTCCGTACGTCGGCTAGAGTCCAAGTACGCTCTGAAGCTCCTGGATCATGAAATTTGCGACAAAGCGATTTCCCGCCGCATTCAGGTGGACACCGTCGGTGGTCAATATCCCGTCATAGACCTTATCCTGATTCTGCTCAACCAGATAGGCTTCGAGAGAAGCACGTAGATCACAGAGATGTACGTTCTTTTCTTGCGCGACACCGCGCGAAAGTTGCGCGTATTCTGCCAGACGTAGATTCACTTCTGCATCGCTTTCCGTATCCTCTCCAATCACACTGGGGGTACACAAAAGCACAGCCGCCCCGCTCTCTTCAACGCGATCAATCAACTCTCCGAGACCTTCCTCAAAAGTCTCG from Rhodothermaceae bacterium carries:
- a CDS encoding SRPBCC family protein; translation: MKQFLYTVSVILAAALLALVITGLFVDEVRYTATARVKAPVADSWTTFLDPGRQKLWQRNLERVEAISGQPFDLSASFRMEFVNGSSRLETVTSIIPMEEYRAEIETERYSGYRSVTFQTLGEGSRIQQTIVMHGSSFISRAILPVIRPLMQRDQMAAFDNLADLIEASPSIDPQQGYE
- the larA gene encoding nickel-dependent lactate racemase, whose amino-acid sequence is MSSGVNTVQLDYGSEGLPLNLEGLNTTVLRPRYIEGLPDEHAAFIESVRNPYGTRPLRELITAGESLAVVIPDITRALPSDRLLPWLFEEIRGIKQEDVTLIVGTGTHRGNTDEELLQMVGPEIIAKYRIINHDSRNASTLLHVGRSPYGYDVSYTADYVKADRRILMGFIEPHFMAGFSGGYKATFPGIADLDAIQTYHGFTNIAHPKSTWGILEGNPTQNHVRAAGALLPVDFLVNVTLNTDRKITGYFCGEVNSAHEAGCVFSRETAMVRVKEAFPIVVTTNSGFPLDLNLYQSVKGMSAAHPITTKDGLIITASQCNDGFPEHGAFKSQVLRWASVEEGWAAIRSPDFSEPDQWQTQKLLQILRTCRVSLFSELDPELVRRAHLAPIEDVRGAIDAELARLNRPDAPIAVVPEGPLTIPYVG
- a CDS encoding SGNH/GDSL hydrolase family protein, which codes for MRSISLALFLSLMTIQSGLAQSRIVFLGDSITEAGVNPGGYVTLVADSLQTLDAEIEVLGAGISGNKVPDLLARLDEDVLAHEPTHVVVYIGINDVWHHFEFDHVTGTDPETFEEGLGELIDRVEESGAAVLLCTPSVIGEDTESDAEVNLRLAEYAQLSRGVAQEKNVHLCDLRASLEAYLVEQNQDKVYDGILTTDGVHLNAAGNRFVANFMIQELQSVLGL